A genomic window from Colletotrichum destructivum chromosome 7, complete sequence includes:
- a CDS encoding Putative FMN-binding split barrel yields the protein MEYPKTSVNKVHRLADKRADYDLKTVHSIINQCMSLHVTFTPGDTEFPTVIPMIGTMGSFDRPSADIDEPLDCYIHGYISARMANLAREKMAKGLPGLPVCVSATKVDGIVLALSSFAHSCNYRSASLFGYASLVTDSEEKLWALKLITNGLVAGRWEEVRQPPSANELLQTQVLRIRVKSGSAKVRAGPVSEVKEDLENAEMRKGVWSGYIPLVEHLQEPVPSRHNLVEQLPEHISEYMKVFNENAEEYSQEIVKRVLEDPAAFQNV from the coding sequence ATGGAGTACCCAAAGACATCTGTCAACAAGGTCCATCGACTGGCGGACAAACGCGCAGACTACGACCTCAAGACCGTCCACAGCATCATCAACCAATGCATGTCTTTACATGTTACCTTCACACCGGGCGACACTGAGTTTCCAACCGTCATTCCCATGATTGGCACCATGGGCAGTTTTGATCGACCCAGCGCCGACATTGACGAGCCTCTCGACTGTTACATCCACGGCTACATCTCAGCTCGCATGGCCAATCTTGCGAGAgagaagatggccaaggGGCTACCTGGCCTCCCCGTCTGCGTATCAGCTACCAAGGTGgacggcatcgtcctcgctctAAGTTCTTTTGCGCACTCCTGCAACTACCGTTCGGCCTCCCTGTTCGGCTACGCGAGTCTGGTTACGGAcagcgaggagaagctgtGGGCGTTGAAGCTCATCAccaacggcctcgtcgcAGGACGATGGGAAGAAGTGCGCCAGCCCCCGTCCGCCAATGAGCTGTTGCAGACGCAAGTTTTGCGCATCCGCGTGAAAAGCGGCAGCGCAAAGGTTCGCGCGGGCCCAGTATCTGAGGTGAAGGAGGACCTGGAAAACGCTGAAATGAGAAAGGGTGTTTGGTCGGGGTACATCCCGTTGGTCGAGCACCTACAAGAACCCGTTCCATCAAGGCACAACCTCGTGGAGCAACTTCCTGAACACATCTCGGAGTACATGAAGGTTTTCAATGAGAACGCGGAGGAATACAGCCAAGAGATTGTGAAGCGGGTGCTAGAGGATCCTGCTGCGTTTCAAAATGTCTAG